The segment TCCGCCCTAGAGTTCACCGGGTGGCGCCGGCGGTCCTCTTGGAACCCGTAGCCTCCCGGTCCCTCTGGCGCCCGCCCGTTCCCCTGGCACCCCGTCATCCGTAGTACAATGCGGTTGTCATGACCCCCATGCGCGTTCCCGTCCTCCGCTCCACCGCCCGGCCCGGGCCCGCCGCCCGCTACGGGCTCCTGGCCCTGCGCTTGGCCTTGCTGGCCGGGCTGGTGGCCGTGGCGGCGCGGGTGATACGGCCCGCCGACCTGGCCACGCTGGGCCGGTTCCTCCGGGACGAACCGGCCCCGGCCCTGGCAGCCGTGGCCGCGTACGCCGCCGCCTTTGCCCTGCGGGCCTGGGCATGGCAGGTGCTCCTGCCGCCGGGGGGCCGCCGGCCGCCCTTCTTGCTGCTCTGGCGCCTCACCCTGGCGGCCAACCTGGTCAACCACCTGGCGCCGGGCAAGCTGGGTGAAGTCGCCCGCATCGCCCTGGCGGCGCGAGCCGGCCTGCCCCGGGCGGAAGCCCTGGTGTCGGTGGTGCAGGCGCGGGCCGTGGACACGGCCGCCTTGCTGGCGGTGGCGGCCGCCGCCCTGTTCCTGTCGCCCGCCCAGGCGGCCG is part of the Thermaerobacter subterraneus DSM 13965 genome and harbors:
- a CDS encoding lysylphosphatidylglycerol synthase transmembrane domain-containing protein, with protein sequence MTPMRVPVLRSTARPGPAARYGLLALRLALLAGLVAVAARVIRPADLATLGRFLRDEPAPALAAVAAYAAAFALRAWAWQVLLPPGGRRPPFLLLWRLTLAANLVNHLAPGKLGEVARIALAARAGLPRAEALVSVVQARAVDTAALLAVAAAALFLSPAQAAAVPAVALGLAVPVGLAAGARLSPRLARRWPRLAPVAGALAAVSGRRLALAWLLSALSWPLEAGILVVVARGLGAPLDPAAALTATLVAVAGQVLAITPGGLGTYEANMTLALQLYAVEPAAAFRIALATHLAKYLFAFAAGLEPAWRLAGGPIRLLGRLRE